One Cupriavidus pauculus genomic window, TCCCGGCGTCCTCGCCAGGCGACGATAAAGCTCAGCAGCACGCTGGCCACCACGGAACCGACGATCGTCACGAGCGCAAACTGGCTGCCCGAGTCCGCGCGATTGAGCCGCAGCGTCTGCTCGATACCGAGAAACGCGTCGAGCTCGCGATTCGTCGCATCGCGCTCGGCCTCGCCGCGGCCGGCCAGCGCCGATGCCTGCGTGCCATCCCCGCGGCGCCGCAGCGCAATCAGTTCGTCGGCCTTCCGATCCCACTGCTGCTGCCATGCCTTGATGCGCTGCAGCCGTTCCACCTGCGCGGCGTTGTCGCGCACGAGCGTGGAGAGCGCATCGACGTCGGCCATCAGGATCGGACGCGCGAGGTCGTAGTCGCGCGTGTAGCGCTCGTCGCCCGTCATCGCGAAGCCGCGCAACGCGGCTTCCTTGCGCCAGACCAGCCGGCCGATCTCCTGCGTATTGCCGATGACGCGCTCGGAATGCTCGATCCAGCTGTTGGCAGAGAGGAGATACAGCACGAGCCCGATGAAGATCGCCGCCGTAACCCCTCCGACCACGAGTGGCAGTGTGATATTGCGTCGAAGGATCCGCCGAAAAGCCAACTCATCGAGTCCGGTCGAGGGAGACATAGGGAACGTGGCCGAAGGGTCGGCGCCCATGGAATTGGAGGTGGCGGCATGTTACCTCACCGGCGCCAACAAAAAAGCCGTGCCCGAAGGCACGGCTCAGGGGCGGCGCGGGAAAGTCGCGCCGTTTCTCGGGGAGAGAAAGCGTCGTGGCAGCCTTTACAGCGACTGCAGGAACGCGACGATCGCGTCGCGGTCGTTCTTGGGCAGGGCCTCGAAGCGCGTGCGCGCGTCGTTGGCCTCGCCGCCGTGCCACAGGATGGCCTCGACCATATTGCGCGCGCGGCCGTCATGCAGCAAACGCACGCTTTGATCGGCATTGCCCTGTACGAAGCGCAGCGAACCGATACCCCACAGCGGCGCGGTACGCCACTGGTTCGGCGCGGCGCGGCCTTCGCTCAGCGTGTCGGCCAGGCCCGGGCCCATGTCGTGCAGCAGCAGGTCCGTGTACGGATGGATGGTCTGGTCGCGCAGTTCCACGAACGGGTGGTTGGTGCCGGTCTTCAGCGTCGCGGTGTGGCAGGCCACGCAGCGGGACTGCGTGAACAGCACGCTGCCGCGCGCGATCAGGTCCGGATTCACGTCATGCTCGGGCGATACGCGCACGCCGGCCGGGAAGCCGCTGCGCAGGCTGCGCTGTGCCGGCACCGCGATCAGCGACAGGTAGCTCGTCAGGCGTTCGATCTCGGTCTCGGAGATCGACGTGGCCGCGGCGGCCTGGCGGCAGTCGGCGGCGCCCATCTGGCAACCGCGCGTCGGGAACACTGGCGACGTCACGCCCATGTCCTTGCTCAGCGCGTCGCCGGCCTGCTGGCGGATGCTGCCCTTCGACGCCTTCCAGCCAAAGCGGCCCAGATGGGTCTTGCCGGTTTCCGGGTCGGTGACCCAGTTCGGGATGCCGCGCACGCCGTCGCCGTTCACGTCGTCCGGGTCCGCGAGCGCGAGAATCGTCTTCTCGTCCAGCGCCTCGAGCAGGCCCATGCCGATGACCTGCGCGGCCTGGCGCGCCGAGTATTGCGCCGGGGTCGGGCCCTTGAACGCATAGACCGGCTTGACCAGTTCCACCTTCTCCCCATCGGGCAGCGTGCGAACCGTGGTCTCGTACGACTTGATGCTGACGTCGTACTGCGGGGCATTGCCGTCCTGCGCGTGCTGCTGCACGTTCCAGCCGTAGGTCGGATCGGCCTTGCCATCGGCGGCGGCGGTCAGGATCGACATCGTGTCGAGCTTCACGCCGATGCCCGGCGAGATGCTGCGGCCGTTGTTCGTGTGGCACTGGATGCAGCGCGGCTGGTTGTAGCGCGGGCCGAGCTGGCCGATGTGCGCCGTGAACACGGGGTTGTCGGCGTCATGCTCCGAGTGCTTGCCGTCGAGGAACGACGTGTGGAACAGGCGGCGGCCCTCCACGAAGCGCTGCGTGTTCGCGATGCCGATATTGTTCGACATCTGCTGGAACACGCGCATCGGCTCCTCGGAGTAGTTGTACGAGAGGCTCGCCTGGCCGCCCAGCAGCGCTTCGTCCGGAATCGGTTCCGAGTCGAGGTTCGGCACGATGCCGTACCACGGCTTCATGCCCTGGCCCACCACGTACAGCTGCTCGAACGAGTAGTAGCGGCTGCCGCCGCCATCGACCACCGGATCGCGCTTGAGGCGCGGCGCCGGCGCGAGTTCGATCTTGTCGCCGATCGCCAGCTTGCTGTGCGGGTCCGTGCGCCAGTTCGAATCCACGGTCATCATGCAGTTCTCTTTGGGCTGCCCTTCGATACAGATCGGCAGTCCACCCTGCGTGGGATTGTTGAAGCCGTAGTTCAGCGACCAGCCATAGTCACGCACTTCCGGGTTCTGGATATTGCGGAACAGGCTGAACGTCGTGCCGTCGAAGATGCCCTGGTTCACGCGCAGGTAGAACGAGATCTTCTGGCGGCCCGCCGGCACTTCGTCGCGAATCTCCAGGCCGAACGTGCGATTCTGGAAGTAGAACGTCGGGAACGTGAGGTAGCGGCCCGGACCCGCGTCCGGCGCATCCCATGCCTCGCCGCGCTCGCGTGCGTGACGCTCGGTGGGCCGCATGCCCACCAGCGTCACGAGCGTGCCGTCGGCCTCGCGGTATTGGATCTGCTCCATCGCCTGCGTCGTCGCGTCATACAGCGGCGAGTAGCCCGATGCGGGCTGCACGGGCGTCGAGTTGCTGGCGTTGTTGTTGCCGGACGGCGCGGCAGCGCCATCACCGCCGCCACCGCCGCCGCAGGCGGCGACGATCGACGCGGCAATCAGGGAGACGGCAAGCGCGGCAACCGCGCCCGTGCCTCGCTTGGGGACGGGAAATTGCATGGTTTATCTGACCTTCTTTGTTGTTATCGAATGCCTTCGGCCAGTTGCTCCGCCGGCGGTTTCCACTGCATGCAGACAACAGGCCCCCCTGGACGCGCCGGGACGGCGATCCATATGGATGCAAGACTGTTGGGAAGGCTTGAATGGATGTGACAGACCTGTACCGCAATCATCGTGCCTGCCATTTCTCGGTCATGCGGTGACCTTCGGCGACGGCGCAATGGCTTCGCAGCGGACCGAAGATCGCGGCATATTCCTGCGAATTGGCGTATCCAACCAAAGGGGGATATGGGTACGAACGGAATCTGCCGAAATGCACGCAGGCGGTTATATCGCGCCGTGCCAGAAAATGGCCCATGAGGTGACATCAATTGGCAGTCGACCGCAGCAATAGGTGTCACTGCCGATGCGCTAGACTGCGCGGGTATTCGTTCGCACGCCTTACATGTCCTTCAACGACCCCGTCACGCTGCTCCTGATCATCACGCCGTTCGGGCTCATGACGATGCTGCTGCTGTGCCTGTCCTATATCGGGCTCGGCAAGGACAACGCGTCGCTGCACTGGTGGATCGCGGGCGATCTGCTGCTGGCCGCCTATCGTGTCGCGGCCCTGCTGCAGCCGGGCGTGCCGCAGGGCGTGAACCGCGACGCGCTCGCCTGGGTGCCCACGATGACGCCCCTGGCGGCGTTTATCACCGGCACGACGCTGCTGCTGGCGGCAGTGGGCGCCCACACGCTCGCGCTTTATCGGCTCGACCCTCTTTGGCCAGACCCTCTTCGGCCAGACCCTCCCCGCCTCGACCCTCCGCGCCCGGACGATGCAGCAGGCACGCGCGGCCGCGGCACGACCGTGCTGATGCGCCTCGGCCTCGCGCTCCCGCTGTTCTACGCCTGCGGCGCGGCTGCGGCCGTGCGGGCGGGCTACGCGCTGCCCTGGCACTCGCTGTTCATGGTGGCCACCATCGCGATACAGGCACGCATCACGCTGCGCCTCGCGCGCCGGTATCGCGGCGCGCTGGGCCTGCTCGCGGGGCAGCTCGTCGTCCTTGCCTATCACGCCTGGTCGGGACCCGTGCTCGTCCTGCATCCGATTCCGCCGCAGGCATTCGAGCACACGTTCCTGCCATCGGTGCAGGCGCTGACGATGGACGTGATCGTGTCGTTCCTGTTCACGCTGAGCTACGCGCTCGCGCTGCAGGAACGGCTGCGGCTGCGCATCCTGCAACTGAGCATCACGGACTCGCTGACGGGCGCGCTCAACCGGCGCGGCGCGGTGTCGATCCTCAACGACGCATGGGCGCGCGCGAGCGCCGAGCGCCATCCCATCGCCATCGCGATGGTGGACCTCGACAACTTCAAGCGCATCAACGACCAGTACGGCCACTCGGCCGGCGACGCCGCGCTCCAGGCCTTCGCGGATACCGTAACGCGGCTCAAGCGCCAGTCCGACGTGTTCGTGCGCTGGGGCGGGGAGGAATTCCTGCTGATGCTGCCGCGCACGGACCTCGGCCAGGCCCAGCACTTTCTGGCGCGCCTGCGCGACCACCTCAAGGCCCTGCCGCTGACGCCCGCGCTGCCGTTCCACCTCGAATTCAGCGCGGGGCTCGCCGACAGCCGCGCAGCCGCGGCCGCGCGCGACTTCGAGACCGCGCTGCGGGCCGTGGACAAGGCGCTGTACCGCGCCAAGGTGGATCGCAATCGCGTGGAAATCGTCTCGGAAGTCGACGTTTGAGCACTTTTCGCACGAATCAGGTGTCGCGAACGCCGGATTATTGAGGTGGCGTCAACAAGCTTTCCCACGGACTCGCCTTTTTCCCGGCCATGATGCGCCGCACAATGCCGGGATTGGATATCCGGAGATCCGGCATGACACCCACGCAACCTTCCACGGACAGCACACAACCGGCCGGCAGCGCTGGGCTGGCCCTGCTCGCCCTCGCCGTCGGCGCCTTTGGCATCGGCACCACCGAGTTCTCGCCGATGGGCCTGCTGCCCACGATCGCCGCCGGCGTGAACGTTTCCATCCCGACCGCGGGCATGCTGATCAGCGCCTACGCCATCGGCGTGATGGCCGGCGCGCCGCTGATGACGCTCGCGCTGTCGCGCTGGTCGCGCCGCACCGCGCTGATCGTGCTGATGAGTATCTTCACCATCGGCAACCTGCTGTCCGCGGTGGCCACCGACTACACGATGCTGCTGCTCGCGCGGCTCGTCACCAGCCTCAACCACGGCGCGTTCTTCGGCCTCGGTTCGCTCGTCGCGGCCAGCGTGGTCCCGCGCGAGAAGCAGGCCAGCGCGGTGGCGACGATGTTCATGGGGCTGACCATCGCCAACGTCGGCGGCGTGCCCGCGGCCACGTGGCTCGGTAACGTGATCGGCTGGCGCATGTCGTTCGCGGCCACGGCCGGTCTCGGCGTGCTCGCGATGGCCGCGCTGTGGTTCGCCCTGCCGAAGGGCAGCGCGGGCCAGCGTCCGAACGTGCGCGCGGAGCTTGCCGTGCTCACGCGTCCCGTCGTGCTCGGCGCGCTGGCGACCACCGTGCTCGGTGCCGGCGCCATGTTCACGCTCTATACCTATATCGCGCCGACACTGTCGGACCTCACGGGTGCGTCGTCGGGCTTCATTACCGCGATGCTCGTGCTCATCGGTCTCGGCTTCACGATCGGCAACGCCGCGGGCGGCAAGCTCGCGGACCGTTCGCTCGATGGCAGCCTGATCGGCTTTCTCGTGCTGCTGATCGCCGTGATGCTCGCGTTCCCGCTGCTGGCAAAGTCGCATGCGGGCGCGGCAATCGGCCTCCTGATCTGGGGCGTCGCGACGTTCGCCGTCGTGCCGCCGCTGCAGATGCGCGTGATGCGCGCGGCCGTGGAAGCGCCGGGGCTGGCGTCGTCGGTCAACGTGGGCGCATTCAACCTCGGCAACGCGCTCGGCGCGGCGGCCGGCGGCTGGGCCATCTCTGCGGGCTTCGGCTACAAGGCCGTGCCGCTCGTCGGCGCCATCATCGCGGCGGCCGGCCTGGCACTGGTGCTCGTCCAGATCTCGGTCCGCCGCAAGCCCGCGGGCCTGTCGCTGGGCGAACGATAACGGTGCCCATCGGCGGCACTCGTCAGCCGATGCCGAGCCGCCGCCGCTCGGTCTGCACCTGATCCTCACCATCGCGGCGGCCGATGATCCAGCCGTCGCCGGGCACCAGCGCGCGGTATTTCACATCGACGATCTGCTTCCAGTCCTGGATCAGATCGCGATGGGCAATGCGCCATACTCCATCCCGCCTTTCCATCCGATCGAGGTAGCGTGACGACGTGAACATGTCCATGGGCGCGTCGGCGTCGCCGGCCGCGCCGCCGGTCAGCTGCGCAAGCTGCGGCTTGGCCTCGGCCGGGTACTGCTGGATCGTGCGCACGTAGGTCTCCACCAGCGCGACGTCGTCGCTCGCGAACTCGATCAGCATGTTGCCGATAAAGTGGCTCGAGGTCGCGATCGGCCGGTGCCGCACGAGGATCCATTCGACGAGCCCTTCCGCCGGACCGATATACGGACCATGGCTGTCGATCGCGCCGGGCCAGAAGATATCGAGCATGCCCTGCCGGTCCAGCCGGTCTACCGCGCGGCACCAGCGGAACATCAGGTCCTGGATCTGCAGGCGGGAGACGATGCGTTCGGGGGTGTATTGGCTGGTCGTCATGGTCATGCGGTCTTGAACTGCACACGGGTGGAAAGCTCCTGCATCTGCGCGGCCTCCCTGCGGATCAATGTCGCGAGATCGGCTGGCGTGCCGCCGACGGGCACGATGCCGTACCCCTCCATCTTCGACACGATGGCCTTGTCGGCGAGCATGCCATTGAGCAGCGTATTGAGCCGCGCGACGATCGGCTTCGGCGTGTTCGCGGGCGCGCCCACGCAGAACCATGGCGACATCACGAACCCGGGCATCGTCTCCGACAACGTCGGCAGATCGGGCAGCAGCGGCGAGCGCTGCGCGGACGTGACCGCGAGCGCCTTGATGCGGCCCGCCTGAATGAGCTTGAACGCGGACGAGATCTGATCGATCGTGAAATCGATATTGCCCGCGATGAGGTCCGTCAGCATCTGCGAGCCGCCCTTGTACGGCACGTGCACGGCCTGCACGCCCGCGCGCTGCTTGAACACCTCGCAGCTGATCTGCGCGCTCGATGCCACGCCGGAACTCCCGTACTGGAAGTTCCCGCCTCTGGCCTTCATCAGCGCGATGAGCGCGGCCGGCGAATCGACGTCGAGCGAGGGCCGCACCATCAGCACGTTCGGCGTCTCCGCAAGATTGATCACGGGCGCGATCGAGTCGATCGTGAACGGCAGCTTCTCGTACGCGAAATGGTTCGTGACCATGGTGCCGACCGAACCCATCAGCAACGTGTAGCCATCGGGGTTCGCGCGCGAGACCGCGGCCACGCCGATGGTGCCCGTGGCACCGGGCAGGTTCTCGACCATCACGGGCTTGCCGAGCGTCTTCTGCAGATGCTCGGCAACGAAGCGGCCGAGGATGTCCGTGGATCCGCCGGGCGGGAATGGGACCACGACCTTGATCGGCTGGGCGGGCCAGCCGGTGGGCAGCGACGCGGGCGTCGCCACGGCAGGGGTCGCCTGCGCGTGTGCAAGACGGCCTGACGGCAGCGCGAAGCCCGCCGCCAGCGATCCGCCAATGCACTGCCGCACAAAGCGGCGTCTCGATGATTCCATGACATGTCTCCTCTCGTTATGGGCACCGCATCCGCCGGACTTCAGGCATGCCACGCCGCGGCGATCTCCGTCGCCATCCGCGCGGCCTGCGCCAATCCCGCCCGCGCGCTCGGCACGCAACGCGACGGATCCAGAACGTTGTCGGTCATCGCATCGAGCGACGCCGCATCGGGAACGATCACGGACACGGATGCGCCACGCGCGCGGAGCCCGTCCACCTCGGCGCGCAGATGACCGCTGACGGGATTGCCCTCTGCATACCCGAGCGGCGCGATCACGAGCACATGCTTCGCGTCCGGCGCGAGGTCGGCGTTGGTCAGCGAGCGGATGCCGCCATCCATGTAGACGCGTCCGCCGATCGGCACGGCCGGCCACGCGCCCGGCACCGCGCAACTCGCGG contains:
- a CDS encoding di-heme oxidoredictase family protein; amino-acid sequence: MQFPVPKRGTGAVAALAVSLIAASIVAACGGGGGGDGAAAPSGNNNASNSTPVQPASGYSPLYDATTQAMEQIQYREADGTLVTLVGMRPTERHARERGEAWDAPDAGPGRYLTFPTFYFQNRTFGLEIRDEVPAGRQKISFYLRVNQGIFDGTTFSLFRNIQNPEVRDYGWSLNYGFNNPTQGGLPICIEGQPKENCMMTVDSNWRTDPHSKLAIGDKIELAPAPRLKRDPVVDGGGSRYYSFEQLYVVGQGMKPWYGIVPNLDSEPIPDEALLGGQASLSYNYSEEPMRVFQQMSNNIGIANTQRFVEGRRLFHTSFLDGKHSEHDADNPVFTAHIGQLGPRYNQPRCIQCHTNNGRSISPGIGVKLDTMSILTAAADGKADPTYGWNVQQHAQDGNAPQYDVSIKSYETTVRTLPDGEKVELVKPVYAFKGPTPAQYSARQAAQVIGMGLLEALDEKTILALADPDDVNGDGVRGIPNWVTDPETGKTHLGRFGWKASKGSIRQQAGDALSKDMGVTSPVFPTRGCQMGAADCRQAAAATSISETEIERLTSYLSLIAVPAQRSLRSGFPAGVRVSPEHDVNPDLIARGSVLFTQSRCVACHTATLKTGTNHPFVELRDQTIHPYTDLLLHDMGPGLADTLSEGRAAPNQWRTAPLWGIGSLRFVQGNADQSVRLLHDGRARNMVEAILWHGGEANDARTRFEALPKNDRDAIVAFLQSL
- a CDS encoding sensor domain-containing diguanylate cyclase; its protein translation is MSFNDPVTLLLIITPFGLMTMLLLCLSYIGLGKDNASLHWWIAGDLLLAAYRVAALLQPGVPQGVNRDALAWVPTMTPLAAFITGTTLLLAAVGAHTLALYRLDPLWPDPLRPDPPRLDPPRPDDAAGTRGRGTTVLMRLGLALPLFYACGAAAAVRAGYALPWHSLFMVATIAIQARITLRLARRYRGALGLLAGQLVVLAYHAWSGPVLVLHPIPPQAFEHTFLPSVQALTMDVIVSFLFTLSYALALQERLRLRILQLSITDSLTGALNRRGAVSILNDAWARASAERHPIAIAMVDLDNFKRINDQYGHSAGDAALQAFADTVTRLKRQSDVFVRWGGEEFLLMLPRTDLGQAQHFLARLRDHLKALPLTPALPFHLEFSAGLADSRAAAAARDFETALRAVDKALYRAKVDRNRVEIVSEVDV
- a CDS encoding MFS transporter — encoded protein: MTPTQPSTDSTQPAGSAGLALLALAVGAFGIGTTEFSPMGLLPTIAAGVNVSIPTAGMLISAYAIGVMAGAPLMTLALSRWSRRTALIVLMSIFTIGNLLSAVATDYTMLLLARLVTSLNHGAFFGLGSLVAASVVPREKQASAVATMFMGLTIANVGGVPAATWLGNVIGWRMSFAATAGLGVLAMAALWFALPKGSAGQRPNVRAELAVLTRPVVLGALATTVLGAGAMFTLYTYIAPTLSDLTGASSGFITAMLVLIGLGFTIGNAAGGKLADRSLDGSLIGFLVLLIAVMLAFPLLAKSHAGAAIGLLIWGVATFAVVPPLQMRVMRAAVEAPGLASSVNVGAFNLGNALGAAAGGWAISAGFGYKAVPLVGAIIAAAGLALVLVQISVRRKPAGLSLGER
- a CDS encoding nuclear transport factor 2 family protein, which gives rise to MTTSQYTPERIVSRLQIQDLMFRWCRAVDRLDRQGMLDIFWPGAIDSHGPYIGPAEGLVEWILVRHRPIATSSHFIGNMLIEFASDDVALVETYVRTIQQYPAEAKPQLAQLTGGAAGDADAPMDMFTSSRYLDRMERRDGVWRIAHRDLIQDWKQIVDVKYRALVPGDGWIIGRRDGEDQVQTERRRLGIG
- a CDS encoding Bug family tripartite tricarboxylate transporter substrate binding protein gives rise to the protein MESSRRRFVRQCIGGSLAAGFALPSGRLAHAQATPAVATPASLPTGWPAQPIKVVVPFPPGGSTDILGRFVAEHLQKTLGKPVMVENLPGATGTIGVAAVSRANPDGYTLLMGSVGTMVTNHFAYEKLPFTIDSIAPVINLAETPNVLMVRPSLDVDSPAALIALMKARGGNFQYGSSGVASSAQISCEVFKQRAGVQAVHVPYKGGSQMLTDLIAGNIDFTIDQISSAFKLIQAGRIKALAVTSAQRSPLLPDLPTLSETMPGFVMSPWFCVGAPANTPKPIVARLNTLLNGMLADKAIVSKMEGYGIVPVGGTPADLATLIRREAAQMQELSTRVQFKTA